One Desulforhopalus sp. DNA segment encodes these proteins:
- a CDS encoding phage tail protein, which yields MRSGNMPKSLYQNWQFAIEVNGFDVALFHKGQEPKTEFEEVAFAPAGSMFDQKVAGRVKFEDITLEKGNLQDGSDEAAREWIKKQVDVNAVTGGLPADYMRDIDVVRYDRTGNETRRWTLHGAWVKALEYDELEGGNTENTIEKLTICFQYWT from the coding sequence ATGAGAAGCGGAAATATGCCCAAGAGCCTTTACCAGAACTGGCAGTTCGCCATCGAGGTAAACGGCTTCGACGTGGCCCTGTTCCACAAGGGACAGGAGCCCAAAACCGAATTCGAGGAAGTGGCCTTTGCCCCGGCCGGTTCGATGTTCGACCAAAAGGTGGCGGGGCGGGTCAAGTTCGAGGACATCACCCTCGAGAAAGGCAACCTGCAGGACGGCTCCGACGAGGCGGCACGCGAATGGATCAAGAAACAGGTGGACGTGAACGCCGTCACCGGCGGTCTTCCGGCCGACTACATGCGCGACATCGACGTTGTCCGCTACGACCGCACCGGCAACGAGACCCGCCGCTGGACCCTGCACGGGGCCTGGGTGAAGGCGCTCGAATACGACGAGCTCGAGGGCGGCAACACCGAGAACACCATCGAGAAGCTCACCATCTGCTTCCAATACTGGACCTAA
- a CDS encoding phage tail tape measure protein produces MNGDLGLGIVVSMKDAFSQNAQRIRGSMMDLDSTVADASERMTRNLDRIQQGTMMLGAGLALMAVPAALVASTAATQKALGELASLGVQDLRAIEDAAESFTNQWSGADKAAFITATYDVKSALSNLSDEAVGVFTSMAAMTAKATKATTQEMVGTFTTAYGIFKPIMADMNDMEWATAFSGAMAQTVASFKTNGTQMADAIKNIGAVAAASNIPLNEQLAVLGQLQTTMPGSEAGTLYKAFIMKAAEAGDELGLSFTDTSGRLKGVVPILQEIKRQFPDLSNAAAQVKLKKAFGSDEAVKFLLQMSAGMESLEGNIQSVGRAMKTGTAVTEQMADAMNQDIGARFLLLRQQMANLSEILGRTLLPVVTPVINGVSRVILFLQRMAKSMPGVTRVVLGLSMALGTILVVAGAVTAAVGMVGLMLPAIKAGFLAISAALAGVGSAVATYFLPVTAIIAGVILSVYLLKRAWETNFGGIQEIITGAWNKVSLVFQGIRELVGSLSGGVGQMSAELAQKLESAGLLGFVVTVFKAYYRVREALAGLWGAFSHAFGRIRAILEPTVRTLMSAYAALASAVFSVVEIFGVAASATDGSSWRTFGTVIGTVAGVLLQGLAFALKIVAWNLSLIVRALAVVVRSVVWVGKVIVGSLVGAAKFIYKFLLPVRMIGEAFMAAGKIVYAVWQVLTGDISLLDGLKAIGGAVYDFVATPFRWARDVVVGVWNFISGIFTSIGRLVADAAGQIGQAILNQPIISTLRDLFATVRSFFAGDTTFFEAGKKLLITLGEGIWSAVTYPFTMLKNALGKLRNLLPFSDAREGPLASLTASGSALLKTLADGMSLTQTLPAKVFGFAARGILSAAAGAWQQIKTADGNLMDAASAPFQMAGKLWDGLTSGAQTVAAKAGAIFGGLKQSLFGDTPVLALKPPQVNAWDSLATGAVNLRDRIVATLSAVPGAVGRIFTNAGAEGQTLWQRLSSGASAGIQAIKDRSAGIANGLLSSARAMLGVQTPIPQVAEQKQTLGAAQPAESIGQRIIENVLSLVPRLDERLVPKALSAMLMLQPVMATAAPPPQPMNGTVQTVAAAVEPVSKSYIQPFAVEPPLDNGDASLAPAGIERRMTAAPTPIAKPLQSGLIETVPSERLIAPARTAPATPLRAEESGPGLRELLESLLSRLDGLADRPVELSVTTNIDGRKVAEAVYKDLRERKIRNYETL; encoded by the coding sequence ATGAACGGCGATCTCGGACTGGGCATAGTGGTATCGATGAAGGATGCGTTCTCGCAGAACGCGCAGCGCATCCGTGGTTCCATGATGGACCTCGATTCCACCGTGGCGGATGCCAGCGAGCGGATGACCCGCAACCTGGACCGCATCCAGCAAGGGACCATGATGCTGGGGGCGGGACTGGCCCTGATGGCGGTGCCCGCCGCCCTGGTCGCCTCCACCGCCGCGACCCAGAAGGCCCTGGGCGAGCTGGCGTCCCTTGGCGTGCAGGACCTCCGGGCCATCGAGGACGCCGCAGAATCCTTCACCAACCAGTGGTCCGGTGCCGACAAGGCCGCGTTCATCACCGCCACCTACGACGTGAAATCGGCCCTGTCCAACCTCAGCGACGAGGCGGTGGGCGTCTTCACCTCCATGGCCGCCATGACCGCTAAGGCGACCAAGGCCACCACCCAGGAGATGGTCGGCACCTTCACCACGGCCTACGGGATCTTCAAGCCCATCATGGCCGACATGAACGACATGGAATGGGCGACCGCCTTTTCCGGAGCCATGGCGCAGACCGTGGCCTCGTTCAAGACCAACGGCACCCAGATGGCCGACGCCATCAAGAACATCGGCGCTGTGGCGGCCGCGAGCAACATTCCGCTGAACGAGCAGCTCGCCGTGCTCGGCCAGCTCCAGACCACCATGCCCGGCTCCGAGGCGGGCACGCTGTACAAGGCGTTCATCATGAAGGCGGCCGAGGCTGGGGACGAGCTTGGCCTGTCCTTCACCGACACCAGCGGCCGTCTCAAGGGCGTGGTTCCCATCCTGCAGGAGATCAAACGCCAGTTCCCCGATCTCTCCAACGCCGCCGCCCAGGTGAAGCTGAAGAAGGCCTTCGGCTCCGACGAGGCGGTCAAGTTCCTGCTGCAGATGTCGGCGGGCATGGAGAGCCTCGAAGGCAATATCCAGTCGGTGGGCCGGGCCATGAAGACCGGCACGGCGGTCACCGAACAGATGGCCGACGCCATGAACCAGGACATCGGAGCCCGGTTCCTGCTCCTGCGCCAGCAGATGGCCAACCTCAGCGAAATCCTGGGTCGCACCTTGTTGCCGGTGGTCACGCCGGTGATCAACGGCGTCTCCCGCGTCATTCTGTTTCTGCAGCGCATGGCCAAATCGATGCCGGGCGTGACCCGGGTGGTCCTGGGGCTGTCCATGGCCCTCGGCACCATTTTGGTCGTGGCCGGAGCCGTCACAGCCGCCGTGGGCATGGTGGGACTCATGCTGCCCGCCATCAAGGCCGGGTTCTTGGCCATAAGCGCCGCGCTCGCCGGGGTGGGTTCGGCGGTCGCGACCTATTTTCTGCCCGTCACCGCGATCATCGCGGGCGTGATCCTGTCGGTGTATCTGCTCAAACGCGCCTGGGAAACCAACTTCGGCGGCATTCAGGAGATCATCACCGGGGCCTGGAACAAGGTCTCGCTGGTCTTCCAGGGGATCAGGGAGCTGGTGGGCTCTCTCAGCGGCGGCGTCGGGCAGATGTCGGCCGAACTGGCCCAGAAGCTCGAATCCGCCGGGCTGTTGGGCTTCGTGGTCACCGTCTTCAAGGCCTATTATCGCGTTCGCGAAGCCCTGGCCGGATTGTGGGGCGCTTTTTCTCATGCCTTTGGCCGCATCCGCGCCATCCTCGAACCGACCGTCCGCACCCTGATGAGCGCTTACGCGGCGTTGGCCAGCGCGGTCTTTTCGGTGGTGGAGATCTTCGGCGTAGCCGCCAGCGCCACCGACGGCTCGTCCTGGCGTACCTTCGGCACGGTTATCGGCACCGTCGCCGGTGTGCTTCTGCAGGGGCTGGCATTCGCGCTGAAGATCGTGGCCTGGAACCTGTCGCTCATCGTCCGAGCCCTGGCGGTGGTGGTGCGCAGCGTGGTCTGGGTCGGCAAGGTCATCGTCGGGTCCCTGGTCGGAGCGGCCAAGTTTATCTACAAGTTCCTGTTGCCCGTGCGCATGATCGGCGAAGCATTTATGGCCGCCGGAAAGATCGTCTATGCGGTCTGGCAGGTGCTGACCGGCGACATTTCCCTGCTGGACGGTCTCAAGGCCATCGGCGGCGCGGTCTACGATTTTGTTGCCACCCCGTTCCGCTGGGCGCGGGATGTGGTGGTCGGTGTCTGGAATTTCATTTCCGGGATCTTCACCTCCATCGGACGCCTGGTGGCTGACGCCGCCGGACAGATCGGCCAGGCGATTCTGAATCAGCCGATCATCAGCACCCTGCGGGATCTGTTTGCCACCGTGCGCTCCTTCTTCGCCGGGGACACCACCTTCTTCGAGGCGGGCAAGAAGCTGCTCATCACCCTGGGCGAAGGGATCTGGTCGGCGGTGACCTATCCATTCACCATGCTCAAGAACGCTTTGGGCAAGCTGCGCAATCTGCTGCCGTTCTCCGATGCCCGCGAGGGACCGCTCGCCAGCCTGACCGCCTCCGGCTCCGCGCTGCTCAAGACCCTCGCCGATGGCATGAGCCTTACCCAGACGCTGCCCGCGAAAGTGTTCGGCTTCGCCGCTCGCGGGATTCTCTCAGCCGCTGCGGGAGCCTGGCAGCAGATCAAGACGGCGGACGGAAACCTCATGGACGCCGCCTCGGCTCCCTTCCAGATGGCTGGAAAACTCTGGGATGGGTTGACCTCCGGGGCTCAAACCGTCGCGGCCAAGGCTGGTGCCATCTTCGGCGGTCTCAAGCAATCCCTATTTGGCGACACGCCCGTATTGGCGCTCAAACCGCCCCAGGTCAATGCTTGGGACTCGCTGGCCACGGGAGCCGTCAATCTCCGCGACCGGATCGTTGCCACGCTGTCGGCCGTGCCCGGCGCTGTCGGTCGAATCTTTACCAATGCCGGTGCCGAGGGGCAAACCCTCTGGCAGAGGCTTTCCAGCGGCGCGAGCGCGGGCATTCAGGCGATCAAGGATAGAAGCGCCGGGATCGCCAACGGTTTGCTCTCCTCCGCTCGCGCCATGCTGGGAGTTCAGACCCCGATTCCGCAGGTGGCCGAGCAGAAGCAAACACTCGGAGCTGCGCAGCCCGCCGAATCGATTGGGCAACGCATCATCGAAAACGTGCTGAGTCTCGTGCCGCGTCTGGACGAGCGCCTGGTGCCCAAAGCCCTGAGCGCCATGCTGATGCTCCAGCCGGTCATGGCCACTGCCGCGCCGCCTCCGCAACCGATGAACGGCACCGTGCAGACCGTCGCGGCGGCCGTCGAGCCGGTAAGTAAGAGCTATATCCAGCC